A section of the Hevea brasiliensis isolate MT/VB/25A 57/8 chromosome 17, ASM3005281v1, whole genome shotgun sequence genome encodes:
- the LOC110642254 gene encoding BES1/BZR1 homolog protein 2 isoform X1, giving the protein MVGGSSTRSESEKEKTKLRERQRRAITTKIFHGLRRHGGYHLSPRSDINEVLRELAKEAGWVVEPDGTTYRYKLLNRCPTCGAIPFPHNVTTSTTATPTTSSTVFVGGGAGECSTTASPRRIDPTMMLTGSSSNNNNYGEPTTTTTATATSSAYICSDGFGGDVDIPLAFYMYRGLTAGGLNQPSTMEARGGMKVAGQSQQQQQQGTYMQEARASNQNTPVGSPLQKFG; this is encoded by the exons ATGGTGGGGGGCTCATCAACAAGGAGTGAGAGTGAGAAGGAGAAAACCAAACTTAGAGAGAGACAAAGAAGGGCTATCACCACCAAGATCTTCCATGGCCTTCGTAGACATGGTGGTTACCACCTCTCTCCTCGCTCTGATATCAATGAAGTCCTCCGGGAGCTCGCCAAAGAGGCTGGCTGGGTTGTTGAACCTGATGGCACCACCTACCGCTATAAG CTTCTGAACCGCTGCCCAACTTGTGGTGCCATTCCATTTCCACATAATGTTACTACTAGCACCACCGCAACACCCACCACCAGTAGCACTGTCTTTGTGGGAGGAGGAGCTGGAGAGTGCTCAACCACTGCATCCCCTCGCCGGATTGATCCCACCATGATGTTGACTGGCAGTAGCAGTAACAACAATAACTATGGAGAgcccactaccaccaccaccgccACCGCTACCTCCTCTGCTTATATTTGCAGTGATGGCTTTGGTGGTGATGTTGATATCCCTCTTGCATTCTACATGTACAGAGGACTCACAGCTGGTGGGCTCAACCAACCGTCCACCATGGAGGCCCGAGGTGGAATGAAGGTGGCCGGTCAAagtcagcagcagcagcagcaaggGACGTACATGCAAGAGGCGAGGGCATCTAACCAGAACACGCCTGTGGGATCACCTCTGCAGAAGTTTGGATAA
- the LOC110638738 gene encoding homeobox-leucine zipper protein ATHB-14, which translates to MALSMHNKEGNNKQMDTSKYVRYTPEQVEALERVYTECPKPSSLRRQQLIRECPILSNIEPKQIKVWFQNRRCREKQRKEASRLQTVNRKLTAMNKLLMEENDRLQKQVTQLVYENGYMRQQLQNPSATTTDNSCESVVVSGQQQQQQNPTPQHPQRDANNPAGLLAIAEETLAEFLSKATGTAVDWVQMIGMKPGPDSIGIVAVSRNCSGVAARACGLVSLEPTKVAEILKDRPSWFRDCRCLDVLSVIPTGNGGTIELMYMQTYAPTTLAAARDFWTVRYTTTLEDGSLVICERSLTIATGGPTGPPASSFVRAEMLPSGHLIRPCEGGGSIIHIVDHVDLDAWSVPEVLRPLYESSKILAQKMTMAALRHVRQIAQETSGEIQYGGGRQPAVLRTFSQRLCRGFNDAVNGFADDGWSLLGGDGVEDVTIVINSSPNKILGSQYNASMFPTFGGGVLCAKASMLLQNVPPALLVRFLREHRSEWADYGVDTYSAACLKASPYAVPCARPGGFPCSQVILPLAYTVEHEEFLEVVRLEGHAFSPEDVALARDMYLLQLCSGVDENAVGACAQLVFAPIDESFADDAPLLPSGFRVIPLDPKTDGPAATRTLDLASTLEVGAGGARPSSEADANNCNLRSVLTIAFQFTFENHLRDNVAAMARQYVRSVVGSVQRVAMAISPSWLSSHPGPKSLAGSPEALTLARWIYRSYRIHTGGDLFQVDSQAGDALLKQLWHHSDAIMCCSLKTNASPVFTFANQAGLDLLETTLVALQDIMLDKILDEAGRKILCSEFSKIMQQGFAYLPAGVCVSSMGRPVSYDQAIAWKVLNDDDSNHCLAFMFMNWSFV; encoded by the exons ATGGCACTTTCTATGCACAATAAGGAAGGAAATAATAAGCAGATGGACACAAGCAAGTATGTGAGGTATACACCTGAGCAAGTGGAGGCATTGGAGAGGGTGTACACAGAATGCCCAAAGCCTAGTTCTTTGAGAAGGCAGCAGCTCATCAGAGAGTGTCCTATCCTCTCCAACATTGAGCCCAAACAGATCAAAGTGTGGTTTCAAAACCGCAG ATGCCGTGAAAAGCAGAGGAAGGAAGCTTCCCGTCTCCAGACGGTAAATAGGAAGCTGACTGCCATGAACAAGCTGTTGATGGAAGAGAATGACCGGTTACAGAAGCAGGTCACGCAGTTAGTTTATGAGAATGGATACATGCGCCAACAACTGCAGAAT CCTTCAGCAACGACCACAGACAATAGCTGTGAGTCTGTGGTCGTTAGTGGTCAGCAACAACAGCAGCAAAACCCAACACCTCAGCATCCCCAACGGGACGCGAACAACCCAGCTGG TCTTCTTGCAATAGCTGAGGAGACCCTGGCAGAGTTCCTTTCTAAGGCTACTGGAACTGCTGTCGACTGGGTCCAGATGATTGGGATGAAG CCTGGTCCGGATTCTATTGGCATCGTTGCTGTTTCCCGCAATTGTAGTGGGGTTGCAGCACGAGCCTGTGGCCTCGTGAGTCTAGAGCCCACGAAG GTTGCCGAAATCCTCAAAGATCGTCCATCTTGGTTTCGTGACTGTCGATGCCTGGATGTATTGAGTGTAATTCCCACGGGAAATGGGGGCACAATTGAGCTCATGTACATGCAG ACTTATGCACCAACAACCTTGGCTGCAGCACGTGACTTTTGGACAGTGAGATACACTACAACTTTGGAAGATGGCAGTCTCGTC ATATGCGAGAGGTCATTAACTATTGCTACTGGTGGCCCAACTGGACCTCCTGCTTCAAGCTTTGTAAGAGCTGAAATGCTTCCTAGTGGCCATCTAATTCGACCTTGTGAGGGTGGTGGCTCCATCATTCACATTGTTGATCATGTTGATTTAGAT GCTTGGAGCGTACCTGAAGTTCTTAGACCCCTGTATGAATCATCAAAAATTCTTGCTCAGAAAATGACCATGGCC GCCTTGCGGCATGTACGACAAATAGCACAAGAGACTAGTGGAGAAATTCAATATGGTGGTGGTCGACAGCCTGCTGTTTTAAGAACATTTAGTCAGAGGCTCTGTAG GGGTTTCAATGATGCTGTCAATGGATTTGCAGATGATGGTTGGTCACTTCTTGGTGGTGATGGTGTGGAGGATGTTACCATTGTCATAAATTCATCTCCAAATAAAATTCTGGGGTCTCAATATAATGCGTCAATGTTCCCAACTTTTGGAGGAGGGGTGCTGTGTGCAAAGGCATCAATGTTGCTGCAG AATGTCCCCCCTGCTCTGCTTGTTCGTTTTCTGAGGGAACATCGATCAGAGTGGGCTGACTATGGGGTGGATACCTATTCTGCTGCATGTCTCAAAGCTAGTCCTTATGCTGTTCCCTGTGCAAGACCTGGTGGCTTCCCCTGTAGCCAGGTCATTTTACCACTTGCCTATACTGTGGAGCATGAGGAG TTCTTGGAGGTAGTTCGGCTGGAGGGCCATGCCTTCTCTCCTGAAGATGTAGCTTTGGCACGGGATATGTACCTGTTGCAG CTTTGCAGTGGAGTTGATGAAAATGCTGTTGGTGCCTGTGCCCAGCTTGTCTTTGCACCTATTGATGAATCTTTTGCTGACGATGCTCCTCTGTTGCCATCTGGTTTTCGTGTCATACCATTAGATCCTAAAACA GATGGGCCTGCTGCAACTCGTACATTAGATTTGGCCTCTACGCTTGAAGTAGGTGCTGGTGGTGCACGTCCGTCTAGTGAAGCCGACGCCAATAATTGTAACCTTAGGTCAGTCCTGACAATTGCATTCCAATTTACTTTTGAGAACCACTTGAGAGACAATGTGGCTGCTATGGCTCGCCAGTACGTGCGTAGTGTTGTGGGGTCTGTTCAAAGGGTTGCAATGGCTATTTCCCCTTCATGGCTTAGCTCCCACCCAGGGCCAAAGTCCCTTGCTGGCTCTCCTGAGGCTCTTACTTTGGCACGATGGATTTACCGAAGCTACAG GATCCACACTGGGGGAGACCTCTTTCAGGTTGACTCCCAAGCTGGTGATGCTTTGTTGAAGCAACTTTGGCACCATTCAGATGCAATTATGTGTTGTTCCCTGAAAACCAAT GCATCTCCAGTCTTCACTTTTGCAAACCAGGCTGGACTCGACTTGCTTGAAACAACTCTTGTAGCACTTCAAGATATTATGCTTGACAAGATTCTTGATGAAGCAGGCCGGAAGATTCTCTGCTCAGAGTTCTCTAAGATCATGCAACAG GGATTTGCATATCTACCAGCTGGAGTATGTGTGTCCAGCATGGGGAGGCCAGTCTCCTATGACCAAGCCATCGCATGGAAAGTACTCAATGATGATGATTCCAACCACTGCCTTGCCTTCATGTTCATGAACTGGTCTTTTGTGTGA
- the LOC110638734 gene encoding kxDL motif-containing protein LO9-177, with amino-acid sequence MEQSEKEAMREASKDVSAEFKTLINEEDLDSLKQLQHLILGRLQDSNAVLSHFNQYSEHCFAEVSSDFSRNTRLLRSMKSDLDYIFQKLRSMKAKILATYPDAFPDESTQEVLDGRPNLEMPCTR; translated from the exons ATGGAGCAATCGGAGAAAGAGGCGATGAGAGAGGCTTCAAAAGATGTATCAGCAgagttcaaaaccctaatcaaTGAGGAAGATTTGGATTCCCTCAAGCAATTGCAGCACCTCAT ATTGGGAAGGTTGCAGGATAGTAACGCTGTCTTGTCTCATTTTAACCAGTACTCTGAGCACTGCTTCGCTGAGGTTTCGAGTGATTTTTCAAGAAATACTCGTCTCTTGAGGTCTATGAAGTCTGACCTCGACTACATATTTCAGAAGTTAAG GAGCATGAAGGCTAAAATTTTGGCTACCTACCCAGATGCATTTCCAGATGAATCGACACAAGAAGTACTCGATGGAAGACCTAACCTTGAAATGCCTTGTACTCGATAG
- the LOC110642254 gene encoding uncharacterized protein LOC110642254 isoform X2, with protein MAFVDMVVTTSLLALISMKSSGSSPKRLAGLLNLMAPPTAIRYLLNRCPTCGAIPFPHNVTTSTTATPTTSSTVFVGGGAGECSTTASPRRIDPTMMLTGSSSNNNNYGEPTTTTTATATSSAYICSDGFGGDVDIPLAFYMYRGLTAGGLNQPSTMEARGGMKVAGQSQQQQQQGTYMQEARASNQNTPVGSPLQKFG; from the exons ATGGCCTTCGTAGACATGGTGGTTACCACCTCTCTCCTCGCTCTGATATCAATGAAGTCCTCCGGGAGCTCGCCAAAGAGGCTGGCTGGGTTGTTGAACCTGATGGCACCACCTACCGCTATAAGGTAC CTTCTGAACCGCTGCCCAACTTGTGGTGCCATTCCATTTCCACATAATGTTACTACTAGCACCACCGCAACACCCACCACCAGTAGCACTGTCTTTGTGGGAGGAGGAGCTGGAGAGTGCTCAACCACTGCATCCCCTCGCCGGATTGATCCCACCATGATGTTGACTGGCAGTAGCAGTAACAACAATAACTATGGAGAgcccactaccaccaccaccgccACCGCTACCTCCTCTGCTTATATTTGCAGTGATGGCTTTGGTGGTGATGTTGATATCCCTCTTGCATTCTACATGTACAGAGGACTCACAGCTGGTGGGCTCAACCAACCGTCCACCATGGAGGCCCGAGGTGGAATGAAGGTGGCCGGTCAAagtcagcagcagcagcagcaaggGACGTACATGCAAGAGGCGAGGGCATCTAACCAGAACACGCCTGTGGGATCACCTCTGCAGAAGTTTGGATAA